The DNA region TTTAATCCTAATCCAGTTATTTCTCTAACTACTTTAATAACTTTGATTTTGTTAGCACCAGTTTCTGTTAAAACTATATCAAATTCTGATTTTTCTTCAGCTGTAGCACCAGCTGCAGCACCAGCACCAGCTGCAGCTACAGGAGCAGCAGCACTAACACCAAATTCTTCTTCACAAGATTTTACTAATTCATTTAACTCTAAAACAGTCATACCTTTTATAGCTTCAATTATTTCTTCTTTTGACATTTTATAGCACCTCCGAATATATTTCTCTTTTTTAAGCTTGTTCAGATGACTCTGATTCTTTTTTATCCTTTATAGCGCTTACTAAGTAAGCAAAATTGGATATTGGAGCTTTGAAGCTTCCAAGTAATTTTGCAATAAGTATTTCCTTTGATGGAACAGATGCAAGTTCTTTGACTTTGTTTTCATCAAATATTTCACCTTGTAC from Clostridium pasteurianum BC1 includes:
- the rplL gene encoding 50S ribosomal protein L7/L12 encodes the protein MSKEEIIEAIKGMTVLELNELVKSCEEEFGVSAAAPVAAAGAGAAAGATAEEKSEFDIVLTETGANKIKVIKVVREITGLGLKDAKEIVDGAPKTIKEAVAKEEAEAIKAKIEETGAKVELK